The following are encoded together in the Streptomyces rapamycinicus NRRL 5491 genome:
- a CDS encoding enoyl-CoA hydratase/isomerase family protein: MTVTDTTPAASPEAGTVEIERTGEHQDIAVLTLRRERKLNALSTHMESALLDALRGPRVRTSRAVVVTGVPRAFSAGADTGELREMTPEAIADYYRSSGAVYEAFAALPQPTVAALSGYCLGGGLELALAADIRVADPDTVFGLPEVGIGILPSSGGVTRLVREVGPARTRDLVLRGRRFGAPEAYAWGLIGEIAEAGTVRDKAVEIATELAGQPRLAVSVAKQVITAATDAPREAALLLEQLAYAALNRTG; encoded by the coding sequence ATGACCGTCACCGACACAACACCCGCCGCCTCCCCGGAGGCCGGCACCGTGGAGATCGAGCGCACCGGCGAGCACCAGGACATCGCCGTCCTCACGCTGCGGCGGGAGCGGAAGCTCAACGCGCTCTCCACCCATATGGAGTCCGCCCTGCTCGACGCCCTGCGCGGCCCGCGGGTGCGCACCAGCCGGGCCGTGGTCGTCACCGGAGTGCCGCGCGCCTTCTCGGCCGGGGCGGACACCGGCGAGCTGCGCGAGATGACCCCCGAGGCGATCGCCGACTACTACCGCTCGTCCGGCGCCGTGTACGAGGCGTTCGCCGCCCTACCCCAGCCCACGGTGGCGGCCCTGTCCGGCTACTGCCTCGGCGGCGGCCTGGAACTGGCGCTGGCCGCGGACATCCGGGTGGCCGATCCGGACACGGTCTTCGGGCTGCCCGAGGTGGGCATCGGCATTCTGCCCAGCTCCGGCGGGGTGACCCGGCTGGTGCGCGAGGTCGGACCGGCCCGCACCCGCGATCTGGTGCTGCGCGGCCGCCGCTTCGGCGCGCCGGAGGCGTACGCCTGGGGGCTGATCGGGGAGATCGCCGAAGCGGGCACCGTACGGGACAAGGCGGTGGAGATCGCCACGGAGCTGGCCGGACAGCCGCGGCTCGCCGTCTCCGTCGCCAAGCAGGTGATCACGGCCGCCACCGACGCTCCGCGCGAGGCGGCGCTGCTGCTGGAGCAGCTCGCGTACGCCGCGCTCAACCGGACCGGCTGA
- a CDS encoding acyl-CoA dehydrogenase family protein, with the protein MEFALSPRLLELKQRAAGLTGKIMQYEDECEANNGLPPETHAAIREEVLAHGLQAINMPAEWGGAGLTILEQVVVQDELGKLTNALWDAVWRPANCLSACTPEQRERYLVPDIEGRRRDAVAITEEHAGSDPSRIRTTATRDGDDYVLNGEKWFVTVGDVADFLIVLAYVQPDNEPTMFLVDKGTPGVSVKRTPRYTHTFVYEHPEFLFQDVRVGQDAVLGRVGEGYDLTRDWFTEERLMIAARTIGAAERALRLAVDWAKEREQGGDVLMNRQLIQGMIADSVTEIATNRAFTHQVAWEFDQGGDRKTLHAKAATAKLAASEASNRIVDRCVQIFGGRGYMRDVPVERLWRELRVDRIWEGTSEIQRLVIANEVGKRGLDDLLSFTAGS; encoded by the coding sequence GTGGAATTCGCCCTCAGCCCCCGTCTGCTCGAACTCAAGCAGCGTGCCGCCGGCCTGACCGGCAAGATCATGCAGTACGAGGACGAGTGCGAGGCCAACAACGGTCTGCCGCCCGAAACCCACGCCGCCATCCGCGAGGAGGTGCTGGCCCATGGCCTCCAGGCCATCAACATGCCCGCCGAGTGGGGCGGCGCGGGGCTGACCATCCTCGAACAGGTCGTCGTCCAGGATGAGTTGGGCAAGTTGACCAACGCCCTGTGGGACGCGGTGTGGCGGCCGGCCAACTGCCTCAGCGCGTGCACTCCCGAGCAGCGCGAGCGCTACCTGGTCCCGGACATCGAGGGCCGCCGCCGCGATGCCGTGGCCATCACCGAGGAACACGCCGGCTCCGATCCCTCCCGGATCCGCACCACGGCCACCCGGGACGGCGACGACTATGTCCTGAACGGCGAGAAGTGGTTCGTGACCGTGGGCGACGTGGCGGACTTCCTGATCGTCCTGGCCTACGTACAGCCGGACAACGAGCCGACGATGTTCCTCGTCGACAAGGGCACCCCCGGCGTCTCGGTCAAGCGCACCCCGCGCTACACCCACACCTTCGTCTACGAACACCCCGAGTTCCTCTTCCAGGACGTCCGGGTCGGCCAGGACGCCGTCCTCGGCAGGGTCGGCGAGGGATACGACCTGACCCGCGACTGGTTCACCGAGGAGCGGCTGATGATCGCCGCGCGCACCATCGGCGCCGCCGAGCGCGCGCTGCGGCTGGCCGTCGACTGGGCGAAGGAGCGTGAGCAGGGCGGTGATGTGCTGATGAACCGGCAGCTGATCCAGGGCATGATCGCCGACTCGGTGACCGAGATCGCCACCAACCGCGCCTTCACCCACCAGGTGGCCTGGGAGTTCGACCAGGGCGGCGACCGCAAGACCCTGCACGCCAAGGCCGCCACCGCCAAGCTCGCCGCCTCCGAGGCGTCCAACCGGATCGTCGACCGCTGTGTGCAGATCTTCGGCGGCCGCGGCTACATGCGGGACGTCCCGGTCGAGCGGCTGTGGCGCGAGCTGCGGGTGGACCGGATCTGGGAGGGCACCTCCGAGATCCAGCGGCTGGTCATCGCCAACGAGGTCGGCAAGCGCGGCCTGGACGACCTGCTGTCCTTCACCGCCGGGAGCTGA